The Sorangiineae bacterium MSr11954 DNA segment CGGCGGATTCGTCACCGTGGGCGGACGATCGTGATCCCGCGCGCGTGCGTTTCGCGCTTTGTCATCCGTCTGGCAAACGCAAAAGGAATCGACGGCGGGTTCGTCACCGTGGGCGGACGATCGTGATCCCGCGCGCGTGCGTTTCGCGCTTTGTCATCCGTCTCGCAAACGCAAAAGGAATCGACGGCGGATTCGTCACCGTGGGCGGACGATCGTGATCCCGCGCGCGTGCGTTTCGCGCTTTGCCCTCGCGCATCGCCATATCGCCGCGTTCGATTCCAAAAGACGAGCTCGACGCATTCGTTTCGGGAATGATCGCGTAGAACCGGCGGTTCGCGCGGTAGAGATGATGTACCGTAAAGTCGTACCCGCTTGGTTGTTGCTCTCGACGATGATGATGATTCCCGCCGCTTCGTATGCCGATACGGGCGCGCAGAAGCCCTGTGTTTTCCACGAGCATCGGCCGGTATCGGTTTCGCCCTACCGCATCGAGGAACGCGTTGGACGAACGAGCTTCCGCGTGCTGCGCGGCGCCGAGGTTTACGTGCAGGCCGAGCCCGGCCTCACCGCCGAGTGGCTTCGTCTGAAGATGACGCGCCACCTGGCGGAGAAGCACCCGAGCATGCCCGACTGCGCGCTGGACGTGGCCTCCGTGCGGGTCGAGGTGGAGTCGGCCGGGGCGGGGTTCAAGGTCCGAATCATCGCGCCCGACACGGCCACGGGCGAAGAGGTCCTGCGCCGCGCGCGGCTGCTCGTCGCATAGTTGTCCGTCGCGTCGTGGCTCGCGGCGTAGCTGCCATGGAATCGGTTCGCGCGCCCTTCGCGCGAACAGATTGCCCGCCCGCGGCGAACAAGTTGTGCACACAGACTGCCGCACCTTGGAGCGTGCGGCATCGAACGTCCTTCATCGTATCACTGGTACGGTTGATGCTCGACCACGGGTCGAGGTGATGGACACGTGGACTTCGAATGCTCGCCGCAACAACGGGCGCTCTACGAGCGTATCTTTCGATTTGCACGGCAGGAGCTGGAGGCGATTTGCGCCGCGCGCGGTTACGACACGCTGTTCGGCCGCGACGAGATGCGCCTTTGCGGTGAGCACGGCCTGCTCGGCTTATGCGTGCCGGACGCCGAGGGCGGCGGCGGACGCGGGCTGCTCGACACCGCCCTGGCGATGGAGGCGCTCACCCTCGGAGCGGGCGACGTTGGCTTGGGCTTCGCCATCGCCGCGCACCTGTTTGCGTGCTGCACGCCCATCGCCGAGTTTGGAAACGACAAACTCCGGCGGCGCATCCTCCCGCGGCTTTGCTCCGGCGAATGGATCGGCGCCAACGCCATCACCGAGGAGGGCGCCGGCTCCGACGTCTTCGCGATGACCACCACCGCGCGCCGCGAGGGCGACGTGTACGTGCTCGACGGCCAGAAGTCGTTCGTCACGAACGCGCCCATGGCCGACGTCTTCGTCGTCTTCGCCAAGACCAACGCCGCGCACGGCTTCTTGGGGATCACCGGCTTCGTGGTGGAGCGCGGTACACCGGGGCTCCACATCGGGCCCACCTTGGCGAAGATGGGGCTCTCCTCGATCCCCGCCTCCAGCATCGAGCTTCGGGGGTGCGCCGTTCCGATGGGCAACCGGATCGGTGAAGAGGGGCAGGGCGGCGTGATCTTCGGCCGTTCGATGCAGTGGGAGCGGGCCGGCCTCTTCGCGATTTGGACCGGGGACATGCAGCGGCGGCTCGAACAGGTCATCGCGCACGTCAAGACGCGTCGCCAGTTCGGCCAGCGGATCTCCAAGAAGCAAGCGGTCGCGCATCGCATCGCCGATATGAAGCTGCGGCTCGAGTCGTCGCGTCTGCTCTGGCAGCGGGCGTGCTTCCTGCTCGACCGCGGAACGGCGAGCGCGCTCGATGTGTCGATGGCCAAAATCGCCGTGAGCGAGGCGGCCATCGCCTCGAGTATCGATGCGATTCAGCTCTTTGGCAGCAAGGGCTATTTGCAGCCCTCCGGGGTCGAGAGGGCGCTGCGCGACGCCATGGCCGCGACCATCGCCTCGGGAACGTCCGAAGTGCAGCGAGATATCATTGCCCGAGATCTGGGGTTGTAACCATGTCCCATCCGCGCCTCCTCCAGGACGGTGTCGTCGTTCATGCCCGGCGCTCGCCCGAGCGCCCGGCCGTCGTCGATCCCCACCGGACCGTGACCTACGGTGAGCTCGATGCGGCCGCGAACCACCTCGCGCGGGCGCTGCTCGCGCGGGGCGTCGCGGTGGGCGATCGGGTCGGCATTTGGATGCCGAAGAGCGCGTATGCGCTGGCCGCCATGCAGGCCGTGCTGCGCGTGGGCGCCGTCTACGTTCCCCTCGATCCGCAGAGTCCCCTGGCGCGGATTCGAACCATCGTCGCCAACTGCGATATGAAGGTGGTCATCGGATCGGACGTCACCCTGTCCGCGGCGGAGGACATCGGCCGGCCGCTCCTCGGTGTCGAGCAGCTCGGCGGCGAGGCGCTCTTCCACCGCGCCTCGGAGCCCGTTCCGCAGCCGGCCATCGACCCCGAGGACCTCGCGTACATCCTTTATACGTCGGGCACCACGGGCGTTCCAAAAGGTGTATGCGTCAGCCATCGGGCGGCGCTGGCGTTCGTCGACTGGGGCATACGGCTGCTCGACGTCGGCCCCGAGGACCGGCTCGCGAACCACGCGCCGCTGCACTTCGACCTCTCGGTGTTCGACGTCTACGCGGCCCTGCACACGGGGGCGCGGGTGGTCATCGTGCCCGAGGGATCGAGCCTCCTCGGCACGGCGTTGGTCGCGTTCATCGCGCGCCATGGCATTACGATTTGGTACTCGGTGCCCTCGGCGCTGGTGATGATGATGGATCAGGGCGGGCTGCTCGAGATGGATCCGTGTCCGCTCCGCACCATCTTTTTCGCGGGCGAGGTGTTCCCCATCAAACAGCTCCGGCAGCTTCGCCGCGGGCTCCCGCGGTGCCGCATGTTCAATCTGTACGGCCCCACGGAGACCAACGTCTGCACGTACTTCGAGGTGACCTCGATCGAGCCCGAGCGCACCATCCCCATCCCCATCGGGCGGGCTTGCTGCGGCGATCGGGCCTCTGCGCGCGCCGAGGATGGCACCGTCGTCGGTGTGGGCGGGGTAGGCGAGTTGTGGGTCGAGGGGCCCACCGTGATGTCCGGCTACTGGGGACACCCCGCCCAAGGGCCCGCGTACGGCACCGGGGACGTGGTGCGGGTGCTCGAGGATGGCGTCTTCGAGTTCATCGGCCGCCGCGATCACATGGTCAAAATTCGCGGCCATCGGGTGGAGCTCGGCGAAATCGAGGCCGCGCTGCTGGCGCATCCTGCGGTGCGGGAGGCGTGCGCGCTCGTCTGGGGCGAGGGGCTCGGCATGCGGCTGGTGGCCTATCTGGCGTGCGCGCCGGGGCATTCGCCGCCCTCGCTGATCCAGATCAAGACGCACTGCCAGTCGAAGCTCCCGCGCTACATGATCGTCGATGCCGTGCGGTACGTCGACGAGCTCCCCCGCACCCGCAACGGCAAGATCGATCGGCGCTCTCTCGCGGCATCGCATGTGCCGGCAGACGTTACCCCTCGAACGAGTCAGGCAAACGAATGAACAAAGAACGTATCCTGGAGACCCTGAAACGCTACATCGCCGACGAGATCCTGGAGGGCGACGGCGCCGATCTCGAGGCGGACACGCCGCTCCTCGAGCTCGGCGTTCTGAACTCGCTGGAGGTCGCGCGAATGATGAGCTTCGTTCAACGAACCATGGGATTCGTTGTACCAGCTGCATCGATTCGCGTCGAGAACCTCGGGACCTTGTCCGCCATCACCGATATGGTGTTTGCGCTGCAGCCCAAGTAGGCATGGGGGCCGGCGCATAGCGCGGCTCGGCCGATGTGGCGGCGCGGACCTCCTCCAGGGTGCGGAGGCCCGCCCGCGGCGCCCCGACCAGGCACGCGAGGGTGCCCGTATGGCGATTGTCGATCATGGTCTGGTGGGCTTCGGGGATGGAGTCGTAGTCGAACAGCTCGGTGAGGACCGGCTGTAGCTTTCCGCGGTGGATCAAGGTGTTCGCCTGCTCGCACTCGCCGGCGTGCGCAAAGTGGGAGCCGACGATCATCTTCTGACGCATCCAGAGGTGGCG contains these protein-coding regions:
- a CDS encoding acyl-CoA dehydrogenase family protein; the encoded protein is MDFECSPQQRALYERIFRFARQELEAICAARGYDTLFGRDEMRLCGEHGLLGLCVPDAEGGGGRGLLDTALAMEALTLGAGDVGLGFAIAAHLFACCTPIAEFGNDKLRRRILPRLCSGEWIGANAITEEGAGSDVFAMTTTARREGDVYVLDGQKSFVTNAPMADVFVVFAKTNAAHGFLGITGFVVERGTPGLHIGPTLAKMGLSSIPASSIELRGCAVPMGNRIGEEGQGGVIFGRSMQWERAGLFAIWTGDMQRRLEQVIAHVKTRRQFGQRISKKQAVAHRIADMKLRLESSRLLWQRACFLLDRGTASALDVSMAKIAVSEAAIASSIDAIQLFGSKGYLQPSGVERALRDAMAATIASGTSEVQRDIIARDLGL
- a CDS encoding amino acid adenylation domain-containing protein, yielding MSHPRLLQDGVVVHARRSPERPAVVDPHRTVTYGELDAAANHLARALLARGVAVGDRVGIWMPKSAYALAAMQAVLRVGAVYVPLDPQSPLARIRTIVANCDMKVVIGSDVTLSAAEDIGRPLLGVEQLGGEALFHRASEPVPQPAIDPEDLAYILYTSGTTGVPKGVCVSHRAALAFVDWGIRLLDVGPEDRLANHAPLHFDLSVFDVYAALHTGARVVIVPEGSSLLGTALVAFIARHGITIWYSVPSALVMMMDQGGLLEMDPCPLRTIFFAGEVFPIKQLRQLRRGLPRCRMFNLYGPTETNVCTYFEVTSIEPERTIPIPIGRACCGDRASARAEDGTVVGVGGVGELWVEGPTVMSGYWGHPAQGPAYGTGDVVRVLEDGVFEFIGRRDHMVKIRGHRVELGEIEAALLAHPAVREACALVWGEGLGMRLVAYLACAPGHSPPSLIQIKTHCQSKLPRYMIVDAVRYVDELPRTRNGKIDRRSLAASHVPADVTPRTSQANE
- a CDS encoding phosphopantetheine-binding protein; translated protein: MNKERILETLKRYIADEILEGDGADLEADTPLLELGVLNSLEVARMMSFVQRTMGFVVPAASIRVENLGTLSAITDMVFALQPK